AACTGCACTCTCACGCTGACCAGGATTGGAAGGAACAAATTACAAAAACTCACATTACTGTAATTCAGTAGAGTTTGTTGTTTACTTGCACTTTCATGGGTATTTTTTCAAGCGTGTAATTTTACTCATACTTGAGTACAATTAACACCATATAATCTACTCctttacttttaaaacaaaatccTGCGACTGAGTATACCCACAATTTCAATGTATATTCAAGCCTTTTTACGTGAATGTAATAAAGACATCCTATTGTGACCATGCTAACTAACCTACGATGCCAGGAATGGACGGCTTGTCTGCAGCTGTGCAGCGAGAACATATTTCTAGAGGTAACTTATCAATACAGCTGAGTAAAAAAGAAACTTGATGGACTTAAGCTTTGGAGAAAAAGAGGCCAAAATGGAGACAGAAGACACCACTGTCAAAAGCGAAAATTAAGAAGAAAAGAGTTAAGTTTTATGAATTTGGCTAAGATAAGTCTGTAAAGATACTGTCGCTGCCATCGGTGAGCCTGAtattaaaataaagacagagtTACTAATCTGTGGCCACATACAGCGTGTGCCAGAGTGACGCTGTGCTACATCAAACTGGAACacaaatttcattcattgaaaATTAACCATGTCATGTTAGCTTGTCCGAACGGGAGGAGAATAGTGCTCCAAATTTAGGTTAACATTTATACTAGAAAACAGTGCACGGGCACGGGGTCCTTGTTCAAGTGACCTGAATGAAAACGTTTTCCTATGATAAGCAATAAGCATTACACCTTTACCGACACACCCACTCCACTCTAATCTAAAAGTCGGGACTATTCTGAGATTCcaaaacatttttgtcattctttaaacaaaataaattcctgCTTTATGTCTACATTTGGTGATGAATCAAACTGTTTTGATATAATTTTTCTAAACATTGTTTGAGCAATGTGCTTTGAACATAGATATTTTATCCAagtgaatcaaatcaaatgttcGCTACTGACAATGCAATACACATTTATTGGTTAAAAAGTAATTATGGTATTTTTTTAAGAAGAGTACTTTGCTTTacatttgaagtattttttgtAACAGCAGTATTTTTACATGTAATTGAGTACAATTTAAGCAATGAAGCACGACGTGAACTTGAATTTTCAGTAAACTTTCCACCTCTGGACGCTGACAGAATGAAGCGTGAGGGCAGTGCTGTCGAGGACTGTGTGCAAAATGTTCAGAAGCACGAAGACTGTTTAAGGCAAACAGagcacgcacagacacacatgtgcacagacAGGAGACTGTGCAGGTGAGTTTTGTGTGAACACACTGACCTTTACGTTTCTGTTTGGCCTACAACAAGCTGACGTCAACACACTGACTCAACCTACAGCGCCTGTCCTGTTGCGTTAcggtggttttgtttttcttgttgtgttaGAGCTGATGTGATTCTGTTGTTGCCTGTTGTGTAAAAGATGTTTTGGTGTTAAAACTATTGCGTTTCTTTAGTTGTGTTACATCTGCTTCTATTCCATTGTCATGTTACTGTTGcgcatttgtttttgttatgttGCTGGCAGTGAGGTGTCACTGCTATTGCTATACTACATGTGTTGTGcctgttttgttgtgtgtgtaccACCAGTTCACTCGCATTGCTCTGCTACATCTGTTACATTACTGTTGGTTTGGTGATTCACTTATTGGTGATTCACTTATTGGTTAACACCTGATAaccttctgtttttgttgtgctaCTGTTGTTTCGATGCTACTGCCATCATTGTGCTACagctgctgtgttgtgtgtaCTGCCACTACGCTCATATTGTTGTGTTACATCCGTTTTGTTGTTATGGCTGTTGTGTGTTACAGCTGCATATCCATTGTTGTGTGTAGCCAATACTGTTGCTTTGTTACATCTGTTAATATGGTGGTGTTACAACTGCTGTACATACAGTGCCCTTTCATTCTTACTGTGTTACATTTGTTATTGTTTAGTCGATAAGGTAGCGTTACGGCTGTTGTGTTACCAGTGATGAGAtgatgctgttgttgttgcaacCTTTATCGTTTTGTTATTGTGCTGAGTTACATTTGCTcttctgttgttgctgtgttacTGCTGtcatatttgttgttttaatgattcAGCTGTTAATGTTTTGATGTAACAGCTATTGGACAACACCTGGTAACctcctgtttttgttgtgttatCACTATtatgcttcctttttttttttttgaaggtcaAAAAATCAGAAAAGATAATGTTTCGTTCCTTCTTCAGCAGTAACAAAGCAGTCGAATAACCAGGGTAACGTGGGCATGGACAGTAACGATGAGCTGCACAAACTTATGAGTTCGCAGTTTCCTAATGTATCAGTGTAATTTACTGCGTGTGTGTATCCAAGTGAATGCACCTGCAggccgtggtgtgtgtgtgtgtgtgtgtgtgtgtgtgtgtgtgtgtgtgtgtgtgtgtgtgtgtgtaggggttatagttggtgtgtatgtgtggctTCCAGTGAGGCAGCCTCAGGCCTCTGTGTCTCCGTGTTTacgttcaggtgtgtgttgttgtgggTCTGCCGTGTACCTTTTCCAGTGAGGGTACCAGCAGGCCTCTCCATTTGGGAGCGTTTTCTTCGTTGAAGAAGTCGTACTGCAGCTGCGCCGCCTGCATGGCTGCTTGCTGCGGGGTGTGCGGGGTCTGAGCGCCGCGGCCGGACTCTCACGCTCGGTTCTTCGGTTTACATGAGGCGCAGACCGGGTCCGGCTGCACGGGCGAAAGCCTCGGGACGTCCAGGCCGATCCTCCAGAGCAGCCGCCGTCACTGCGACCATCCTCGGACGCTGCACGGAGACCCAGCCGCGGCCAGATGCTCCGCAGCTACCTGTTAGCTCCGCGGTTAGCAGCTAGCTGTTGGGTGTCGCTCGGTTCACCGGGAGCAGAGCATGGTGTCCGGCACCCGCTCCGTTACCCACCGCGGACCACCGGGGCGCTGCTCGGTGTTAGCCTCTTAGCGCGTAGCGCCACTGCTACCGTCAGCAGCGGCTGGCCTCCATCAGCCAGTCGGTTGGCGAGGTGACCGGTTACCAGCTGCTGGTTACACTcagcaggagcggcggcggactGACGGTTACCGGGTGATCGCTAACAATCACCCAGCTCCCGGTTCTCTGCTGCTGACGTTTCACCGACTATCCAAAGAAGCCACTCCGGTACCTTGACCCCGCTAGTACTGCGCTCCGCCGCTCTCTTCTCAGAGCCTATGAGACAGCAGATCCGGCCCCTGGGCCCCGAGAAACGGACACTCACCGAGCTAACGGCGGGCGGTTGTTGTGACTCCGGTGTGCGGTACCGTAGACGGTGAAGCTGCGGCGCATGCGCACTGGACAATCCTTGACGTACGTGGGCGGGGCAGCCAAGTGGGAGTGCGTGCGCCAGTGCGCGTGGCACAGTGACGTCTGCTTCTCCTGCCGGTCAAAGGGGGGTACTGCAGCCTGCCGGTCAGAGAGGGTACTGCAGCCCCCCGGTCAGGGGGAGTATTACAGCTTGCAGTCAGATTTTATAATCTTGAAATTGCTAGTTGTGATCGGTATCACAatgcgttttctttttttaagttttaaaatatatattttttagacAGATGTAAATTATTACTCTGAATAAATACAGCAACCCAAGATGGTAATTTATTAGCAGTGGATTTAGAAATGGTCCCTAGTGTTTAGTGCTTACGCCCGTCAGCAAGCTGAGGAATGACTAGGTTCAAAAACCGATCATATACCTACACCGGCTGTGGACTTCCtcacacagtccagaaacatgcatgagaTTAATTAGTGGCCCTAAATTGCCCGTAGGCGTGaatgtgactgtctgtctcagtttgccctgtgatgagaAATGTGACCTGTTCAGGCTGTACCCTGCTGTCGTCCATAGGTCATTGGGTCACAGAATTTACACTCGATTCTATAAGCACCTGTCAGAGCATTACAGGATATGCACAGCCttatgttttatttgtcctcagtTATTAGTCTGTTCTGCCTCACCTTCAGTCTTTATATCACACTGTAGTAGAGCTCGGTTGTCTGAGCACAGTGACGACAGGTCACTCATGTCCACAGAAAGTGGATGGAGCAAATGGACTAATTCTCAGTTTAACttacctgtttgtgtttttgattgcATGTGAGGTTAGTTGGTGACCCTAAACcacccctaggtgtgaatgtgaccgtgtgtggttgtttgtcaCTGTGtatttgctctgtgatggatcggtgacctgtccagggtgcaacCTGACCCGGTGCCCTGTACAGGATTAAGCGATATAGAAGATGGACCAATGTACTACATTACAATCATCATAAAGACAGCACAGCCACAGCACACAGGCAGTCTGAGATCAGGGTATTTATTTACAGCCCGATGTCATTTAACAATATTGTCAGTCAATACTGTCAGtatccagcagggggcaggagAAAGACGCATGGGGCAGGAGGGAAGATTTAGACAATATCATGACATCAGAGGGTAATAAAAAAATTTACAAGAGGTTATGAGACGAAGCGCGGGGTACAAGTTATTAGCTGGGATATTCGGGGGTAACCGTAGATTTGAGAGGGTTAACGGAACACTGTTGATCAGAGATACCAGATCTCCGAGGAGCCCATCGTCATATCAGGTGGGGTAACAGGGtaatgtgggggggggggggggggggggggggggggggtagcaaGGGCAACGGGGACGAGATAGGTGGGTAATCCTTTACAGAGGTCAAGGATAGGAGTTGTAACGTATGAAAGGACTGGGTGGAGAGATGTGCTGCCATATGCAGGGGGGGTAGTAGATCGGGGCGGGGGGGGTCAAATACAAGAGCAGATATGAGACTTTCAGCAGGTTCAACAATTCAGTTTGAGaacaaaacagagcagctgaacaTGTCACAATCAGGCTGGTCACGCCACTGTGACACCTGGGAGACCAAGAACATCTGGAACACTTGTTACACACTTGTCCAACATCTCCTTAGACGTCACAGGAAGAGCAGGATGTGAGCAGGCATCCGAGTACAGAGACCTCCGGTCCTTAAATCATAAGAGCCAGATATTGTACACCAGGTGTTTATTACCAGAATGCGTTATAAAGACGGTGTTAAAGACCAGATGTTGTCAAACAGATTTTAAGTACCAGGTGTTCTGGACCAGGTGTCGAGCTGTGAGTTTCTCATGATTTCTGGTCCATTAAGCTGGGATCGGGTTCAGCTGGACAGCTCAGTCTGCAGTGGAAACGTCTTCAGTTTAGTAAAAACACGTTTATTTACAGGAAAGTCGCCTCCAAAGCTGCAGGTCAGTGAACCACATTCAGGCTGGTCTGACTGACAGCTCCGTTCACCGTTCCACTCACTGCACAAGATTCTGACCATCATTACCTGCATCAagccagcagactgaccctgacctgcagtttagatcagctgtgtgtgtgtgtgtgtgtgtgtgtgtgtgtgttgccctcTAACTGCtaaatgttttcacattaaaggTTTTGGTACTGCAATGCTGGAGATGAattcaaacaacagaaaatgagatcCAGGTCTCCACCGGGCCTTTCCACAAAATCCAGGTCCAACGTCCACTTAAGACATTGCTCTGCTGAGGACCTGTTAAAGACCTGCCAAGGACCTCTTGAGTACCTCCTaaggacctggacctgctttGAACCTGAAAATTCAGAGAGCCAGGACCTGACAAGGATCTCCCAAGGGCCACCAAGAACTGCAAAGACCTCCAAAGGACCTGGATCTGCTTTGGACCTGCTGGGGACCTACTTTGGACATGAACCTCCCGAAGACTTGAATGTCCCAAGGACCTGCTGAAGACCTTCAACTCCTGAGGATCTCCTGAGGACCTGAGCCCATGAAAGACCTGCTGGGGACTTGGATTTGCTGAGGATCTCCAGAAGACCCGGACCTGTGGAAGACCTGCTGGGGACCTCCAGAGGAGAAACAATGGCATTGGACCTCCTGAGGACTCGAATCTGTTGACGATCTGCTGAAGACCTTGACCTTCTGAGGATCTCCtgaggacctggacctcctGAGGGCCTGCTGAAGACCTGGACCTGTAAATGATCTCCTGAGGACCTGGGCCTGTTTTCGATCTGCtaaggacctggacctgcaggtctgtcagtgttttggaTTTGATTGTGGTGCTGAAGTTCTGGACCCTGTGTGTGCCTGATGTCGGATGGGTCTAGGCGGTTCTGGAAGCTGCAGGTTAATATTTTCCACCAGTCCGGTGAAACGGGTCACCCAGCAGGTGGTGGAGTACCTGATGAGCAGATTAGTACTAATTACATTGGATAATGAAGGTGTGTCCACCCGGCAGTGACGTCACCGTTCATCACAGTGACATCACAGTGACATCACCGCCAGGACCGCAGAGCTCGGATCCATGGCTGTGAAACCCGGACTGGATTCTGGTCTCACCTTGTTCTCATTTGTGTCTCCATAACAAACAGCCAGCGGGAGGCGTCATCAGTCCTCTGGCATCCTGCAGAAGGCGTCCAGAGCCTGGCGTTTATGAATCCTCTGGGTCCAGACCCAGTCCTTGGTCCACAGTATGAATCCTGCTTCCTTGGTTCCGCTCCCCTCCGTTTGATTGGCGGCCCACAGTTCAGACGGAGGACTCACGGGCCGTCTTGGAACGCAGTCGCCCAGCCCGGCTCAGGAAGGGGAACGTGGTCCCAATGCAGCCGGCGGCCACGATGAGACCTAGACTGGCCCAGGCGCAGCAGATGGACCAGCCGTAACCGTGATCCACGTCCGCCGGCAGACCATAGATGAAGGGCGGATTCCTGGCGAGGTCATAGGTAACGCTGGCTGCATACGTGCAGAGAGAGATGGTGCAGAAGATCCCTGGGGAGAGATCGGACACCAGATCAGAGATCAGGTCCGCCACCAGCTGAGAAATCAGATCTATGAATAGATCAGTGACCATCAGATCAAAGGTCCTGGAACAGATGACGGAGTAGTTGTTTGCTGAATAACCAGCTTtggttgtttgtctcttttagatcaattgttttatcttttaattTGATGCAGTTATGTGGTGTGATGTTCCGAGAGCCGCCAGCAGAGGGCGACGGCGCTCTGCTGCTACAGACCAGGAGAGAGCTTTACCTgccatgaggaagaggaggccggACACGTGTTGGGTCAGACTTTCCTCCCAGAAAAAACCCACTGAGGCCACGATGCTCCCACACAGCAGGACGGCCGCAGCCATGCCCAGAAATCCAGCTGTGATCCTCCGCaggtctacacacacacacacacacacacacacacacacacacacattaaaaatcttcaccaacaaacagaaacagttgTGGGAATTAATCACCCTGATTTTTATTCTCATGTTCTATCTTATGTCACTTTGTGAAATTTCTGGTGCAAGAATTCAAACAGCTCAGCTTGGCTTGATGGTTCGTCACcatccatcctcctcttcatcacctgcAGTGGGGTTCAGGTCTGGAGTTTGGGCTGTCTCTGGCAGAGTCTTGTTCTGCTGGTCCTTCATCCAAACCTTGACTTACGTAGTTGTGTGGCATGGAGCATTGTACTGCTAGTACAATGCTACTGCTACTGCAAGTTTTCTTCCAATACAACCTTGTACATGACTTGAGTCATGCGTTCTTCACAAATACAGCACTGCCCATTTCCAACCTTGCTGAAGCATCCTTAGATATTCACCgatcctccacagcagctgctggacactccgctccacctccagctAACCATTAGATGAGCAGGTGTTGGACACAGCTGGAACTTGACCTCATCAGAGAAGATGACCTTACTCCAGTCCTCTGTGGTCCAATacttatgtttttttcataaactTCAGCCTGGTTCTTCTTTGCTTCTCATTGAtagtgggcttttttttttggctctacATGACTTGATCTGTCCCCCGAGGAGCCTGTTTGGAGCTGATCTTCCTGTATACTTCACCACAGCTGccattttccattgtttttgcaGTTCACTTGAAGCTATCCTGCTGTTTCTGACATTCAAATGAGGGGACAGTCATCCTGGTCAGTGCACAGTTGTTTTCACGCTTTACCAAACTGTGGCTTTGTTTTCCACTTGACCTTGTTCTTATGACCCACTGTTTAGAGATTTTACAGTGTCCATCCTCCCAATAAAACCAAAACTGAACTCTTCTTTTCCTCAAGCAACACTTTTCTTTAAGATTGTTTAGGCATGGATGATAgttcttatttttaattatttgaaaacactacTTGCACTTCTTACACTACTATTGCATTAGGATAGTGATGAGCACAACAGTGGTTTTGATACGTTTCCTTGTTTAATAAGATCTGATTCAGATAATCACCTAGTCTGTACAAGATGTGCTTGTATGGAATGGAACAGCTGTCTTATATGTAGATATGCTGACAATTGAAGAAATTGCAGTAGGGTGCTTTCGCATCAGGAATGTCCAGGAACTCGGCTGGATTGGGTTGACTACGCTGAAAAGTTTCACAACATCAATTGGTTGGgtttgttttcacgctgagagCAGATCAAACTGCCTGGAACACGTCACGCAATTACAACAGCTGCTGGTTTGTGGTGttatcacagaaacaaacactgaaacgtgtggggaaaaaaacatgtcaaagtaGAAAcctggcacacacactgaaagtgaaaaTTCATCCTCTTCAGCTGGCTTattcacaacaaaaaacacaaacaactgcGATATGTAGTCCTCTCACTCTATGTCAGTGAGCACCTGCACTTCCTCACTACTCCACATCTGCCCACGAAacattttccaactttttctttctgctcagaGTCTCTCATCAGATTGGCGCTGGTAGCTTTGCTTGTTTACTACCCAAAAAACGCACTGCACTGTACGTCATGTCCCCGATGTCGGTCCACTGACAGACCACAGTTCACTTGCTTAGTGAACCAAAAGCCACATTTTCAGGCGGACCAGAGTTTGCTTCTTGGTACACTCCAGAGACCGGGTGAGCTTTCACATCTCCCTAAACGGAGCAGATCATCTCTGAAACGAACTGTAGTCCAGACCATGCAGTGTcgtgtgaaagcacccttaaATAATTTCCAGAGCTATGTGTAAAAACTGTACGAAGGTGACCAGAGGCCTTGAACGCCTCACTGTCACACCGACCCTCTGACATCAATGTGAACCCCAGGTTCTGATTGGTGGACTGTGTTTCGTCCGCAGGTTCAAGCTTTAGTGTTGTTTCCTTTCACGGCTGCTCGCTGCTTTGTCAcctgtcaccatggaaacctgCCATGACAGTTTTATATAAGAGTGCATTGGGGAGtcagttaccatggcaacactgTCGGTTGTTGTTGGTTTACAGCACCGCATCCTagtgtgtttatgtgcgtgcgtgcatgtatgtgtttaggcttctgtgtgtgtgtacactcacGCAGCAGGTGCCACTCATCCTGTTGGATGGTCCTGGTCAGGTTCAGGGGGATGTTCCtcaatctgattggctgagagaaGTGATACTTGACAGCAGTGCAGCGATCTGCGATACCTGCGGGCGAGACATctttaatcacacacacatgcatacacagtTTGATTCAGAGGTCACTTTAACAGATCTTGTTAGTGAGAATTAACCAGGACCAATGAACTCGTCCGGTTCCCCTCAGCTGAGGCTCAAAAGAGAGATGGACAGGTGCGACCTGGGAAATGTAGTCTGGCGTGTGGATCGTCtgcttctgttgtgtgtgtgtgagctgcagctgcttgtgTGAGTTAACACTCTGTAATAACAACAGTAAACACACTGGAGACatcaggctgtggaggagaatGATCCGTTCCTTCGGACCATCAGGAAGTGGCGTCCTCCGCCTGTCTGCTGCTGGTCGTCCCCTCAGGGATCGATTCCTCTAATCTGATCAGAGCTCGGGGTCCAGCCTAATGCAGTGTAATTATATGTAACATAATGTAGGATGATGTGATTTGGAGTGCTGTAATCTGATGTGTGGTCTGAGTGTTGTCGGCGTCCGGCTCTCCTCTGATCACCGCcgctctgacctccagctctCAGGTCGGCAGCCTGCCAGAGACTGCAGAGAAAAACCTGCCGACACGACGCTCAGCGCTGATGACTCGGCCTGCAGAAGCCCAAATGAAGCACAATCACAGCCTGTCTGAGACCAACCCCAAACCAGAGTGAAAGAAGCCTCAGATCCGTACGTGACCAGTCTGAACCCAACTCTAAACCAGTAGAAACTGAACCTGAAACCAGCAAAGCAACCAACGCCTGGACCCCAGACCAAAAAGCAGTTCAAATGTCACTGAAATTATTGTTGCTATTCAGTCCCATCAACATCATTTGCAGAATTTTGCACCGGAGaggtaaaaacactgaaactcctGCTGCAGGAAAGCTGGGACACCATAAAATATTAATGAATGCAATGATGTGTAAACCGATAAAAGTAGAAGTCACCGAATGGACCCAGAAACATTTCTAAACACCATTGTCTGTGAGCAGTTGATGAAACCATTGTTAGCGAGCTCAATCCGGGCTGAATCGCAGCGTAGGGAGCGGATCCAGAATCAGTGCTGCTCCTCCGAGCTGGGCGAAGATGATGAAGACTGGAGCTGAGACAGTCCCACACAAAGCTGCAGCGTTTCACCCAGTGTCCCggttttttttctggaagcaGCTTTGGGTGAACATGTTGAAGTGATGTCAGCGAATTCATGATTGACACCAAATCCCACAATCCTCCAGCTCCGACACCACAGACCTGCTGTTTACAGTCACATGGTTCTTCCAGCACCACCTCCATGATGTCATCTGGTCTccaacaggtgtgtgtgcgtctccttgtgtgagtgtgtgtctcagtgtatgtgtgtttctcagtgtgtttgtgtgtgccattatgtttgtgtctctgtttatgtctcagtgtgtgtgtctgtgtcttggtgaatgtgtgtgtctctcaatgtgtttgtgtccctgtgagtttgtgtgtgtgtgtgtgtgtgttgttcagtgtgtgtgtctcactgtgtttgCGTGTTtaagactgtgtgtgtctgtgtttcagtgtgtgtgtgtctgtgtgttagtGTCTCTCTTTCTGCGTGTGAGttattgtgtttctgtctcctggtTCAGTGTGttagtgtctgtgtgtgtgtgcgtgtatgtgtttgtgtgcatcagtgtgtgtttgtgtgtgtgtgcgtgtctgtgtgtgtctgtgcgtgtctgtgtgtgtgtgtcaatacACGTGTGTCTcagcgcatgtgtgtgtttgtgtgtcagtgtgtgtctgtgtgtttgtgtgtctgcgtatcagtgtgtgtttgtgtgtgtctgactgtgtgtgtgtcaatgcaTGTGTAtctcagtgcatgtgtgtgtatgtgtgtgtgtgtgtgtgtgtgtgtctcggtgcatgtgtgtctgtgtgtttgtgtgtttgtgtgtgtctgactgtgtgtgtgtcaatgcaTGTGTAtctcagtgcatgtgtgtgtatgtgtgtgtgtgtgtgtatgtctcagtgcgtgtgtggtgtgtgtgtgtgtgtgtggttgtgtgtgtgtgtgtgtgtgtgtgtgtgtgtgtgtgtgtgtgtgtgtgtgtgtgtgtgtgtgtgtgtctgtgtgtgtgtctgtgtgtgtatgtgtgtgcgtccGCAGTGACTGACCCCGGTCGATCAGCTTGTCGATGTCCGGGTCCAGGCCCTTGAAGTAGCACTTCCTCCACAGGCCGGAGTGAGTGGAGAACAGCGGCCTGCCGCACTCGGTCTCCAGGATGCCCATCCCCAGGATGGCCCGCcagttctccagcagctcctcctctctgctgcccaCATGCACGGGCTTCATCAGCGCCACGTCCCGCTGCCGCGCTCCGCCGCTGCCGGTGTCCACGAGCGGCAGGTGGTAGATGGGCATCTCCCGGTTCTTCTGGTCGTTGGAGTCGGACCCGTGGCGGTCGCAGTTGTCCTTGTGCCGGCGCGTGTCGGTCTCGTACCAGTGGTCGGTGGAGATGGCggtgaccagcagcagcagcgacagcaCGCTGAGCGCCAGGCTCACCGCGGACACCGTCACCGTGGCCGGCCGCGCTCTCTCCATGGCCGGGACATGGACCGAGCCGCTGCCGGTGGTCCCGGAGCAGGTCCCGGTGCTGCCGTTCGCGCAGCTCCCGCCGCTGTTCCCGTTACTGGGCATCTTCTGCTGCCATCCTCGCGCCCGTCAGCCGTTCCCCGGTTGCCCTCGAGAGCGCGTTGTCATGCCGACTGATGGACAGTCCGAGATGCGTCAAATGGCACGCGGCGACCGCATCAGCGCCGGAAGTCACCGAGCCCCGCCTTCacaataaaatccacacccgcTGCAGAGGGATTCAGAACCACGACAAcgacgatgaggaggaggaagatgataaCAAGAAGTATCTCAGCAAAATGAACACAGAGCTCCCAAATGTTTCAGCTGAGCAGCGGAATgatgagaggaaaagagagaacaggct
The nucleotide sequence above comes from Salarias fasciatus chromosome 6, fSalaFa1.1, whole genome shotgun sequence. Encoded proteins:
- the LOC115389687 gene encoding transmembrane protein 178A; translation: MPSNGNSGGSCANGSTGTCSGTTGSGSVHVPAMERARPATVTVSAVSLALSVLSLLLLVTAISTDHWYETDTRRHKDNCDRHGSDSNDQKNREMPIYHLPLVDTGSGGARQRDVALMKPVHVGSREEELLENWRAILGMGILETECGRPLFSTHSGLWRKCYFKGLDPDIDKLIDRGIADRCTAVKYHFSQPIRLRNIPLNLTRTIQQDEWHLLHLRRITAGFLGMAAAVLLCGSIVASVGFFWEESLTQHVSGLLFLMAGIFCTISLCTYAASVTYDLARNPPFIYGLPADVDHGYGWSICCAWASLGLIVAAGCIGTTFPFLSRAGRLRSKTARESSV